One window from the genome of Lachancea thermotolerans CBS 6340 chromosome B complete sequence encodes:
- a CDS encoding allantoate permease family MFS transporter (similar to uniprot|P15365 Saccharomyces cerevisiae YJR152W DAL5 Allantoin permease ureidosuccinate permease expression is constitutive but sensitive to nitrogen catabolite repression), translating to MHILIKLKIPTLAAISKNCINWTFVFHFYPQQSSPSSFPLTRFHTTMSSTKQEGEVVTSVLSSEQAAELYDVKSRDLAMEKADEAAQLEVDPSSNRRLVWKIDLILLTVISLVSAFQYMDKSSSNYASVMGIKTDLKMVGNQYSWVGTSFYLGFLVFEAPCSWTLQRLPLSKITSAYIIAWGLLLCLTSLVKSYPTFILTRTLLGVLESSITPAMVLFMSQWYKKDEQFFRTSILIACNAVGGLVGASVSYRLYERQLAGTLSMDAWRILFIIVGLITIVTGLMVLFIIPDTPSQAWWLNKTEKLLAIQRIRSNKQGFGNRHFKKEQVYEALVDPRLYLYFFLQVAVAIPNGGFSNFSALMIAGLGYGKGKALLMGMPTSAVSIIGMILFGYLSTIRNRRLDIAFAGLALNLISGCLMAFAKPLHAQLAGYYIFGISPIPYTCILSMVASNSAGHSKKVFMGAISMIGYCTGNLIGPQTFRESQAPHYQGAKTAIVACYCIAFLILAAIYIVNVRENKRRDALDERLPADMLNSEFADLTDFQNPEFRYAI from the coding sequence ATGCATATCTTAATTAAACTCAAAATACCTACTTTAGCggcaatttcaaaaaactgcATAAATTGGACGTTCGTGTTCCACTTCTATCCCCAACAATCTAGCCCATCAAGCTTTCCTCTCACCCGTTTCCACACCACCATGTCATCTACCAAACAAGAAGGCGAGGTTGTTACCTCGGTACTGAGCAGTGAACAAGCAGCAGAACTTTATGACGTTAAAAGCAGAGATCTTGCTATGGAAAAGGCAGATGAGGCTGCACAGCTTGAAGTGGATCCATCTTCCAACCGCCGTCTCGTGTGGAAAATAGACCTTATTCTGTTGACTGTGATCTCGCTGGTATCGGCGTTCCAGTACATGGACAAGTCATCTAGTAACTATGCTTCTGTTATGGGCATCAAGACAGACCTAAAAATGGTTGGCAATCAATACAGCTGGGTCGGGACTTCATTTTACCTTGGGTTTCTGGTCTTCGAAGCCCCATGCTCTTGGACTCTACAGCGTCTCCCGCTATCCAAGATTACGAGTGCTTATATTATAGCATGGGGCTTGTTGCTGTGTCTGACCTCCCTTGTAAAGTCTTACCCAACTTTTATTTTGACTAGAACGCTGCTTGGCGTACTGGAGTCATCAATCACACCGGCCATGGTATTGTTTATGTCCCAATGGTACAAAAAAGACGAACAGTTTTTTCGGACCTCTATTCTGATTGCCTGCAATGCTGTTGGTGGCCTAGTTGGCGCCTCGGTATCCTACCGCCTGTACGAGCGCCAGCTCGCCGGAACACTTTCCATGGATGCATGGAGGATCTTGTTCATAATTGTTGGTCTGATCACGATTGTCACTGGTCTTATGGTCTTGTTCATTATACCAGACACTCCGTCCCAAGCCTGGTGGCTGAACAAaactgaaaagcttcttgctaTCCAGCGTATCCGGTCCAACAAGCAAGGTTTTGGCAATCggcacttcaagaaagagcaagTTTACGAGGCCTTGGTTGATCCCCGTCTTTATCTCTACTTCTTCCTACAGGTTGCTGTTGCTATTCCTAATGGTGGTTTCTCCAACTTCAGTGCTTTGATGATCGCAGGCTTGGGCTATGGTAAGGGGAAAGCACTACTGATGGGAATGCCAACTAGTGCAGTCTCTATAATTGGGATGATCTTATTTGGCTACCTCTCAACCATCAGAAATCGTAGACTGGACATTGCGTTTGCTGGCCTGGCACTTAACCTCATCTCTGGCTGTCTCATGGCATTTGCAAAGCCCTTACACGCCCAGTTGGCAGGCTACTACATTTTCGGTATCTCCCCAATCCCTTACACGTGTATCTTAAGCATGGTTGCTTCTAATAGTGCTGGCCACTCTAAGAAAGTTTTCATGGGCGCTATTTCTATGATAGGCTACTGCACTGGCAACCTAATTGGACCTCAGACTTTCCGTGAATCTCAAGCACCACACTATCAAGGCGCCAAGACCGCTATTGTCGCCTGCTATTGTATTGCTTTCCTGATCTTAGCAGCAATCTACATTGTTAACGTGCGTGAGAACAAAAGGCGTGACGCTTTGGATGAGAGACTTCCCGCCGACATGCTAAACTCGGAGTTTGCAGATCTCACCGACTTTCAAAATCCGGAATTTAGATATGCCATTTGA
- a CDS encoding KLTH0B10340p (conserved hypothetical protein), producing the protein MSIVWVGAIRKNAQQDIMLKKLCLGLLALATTTLCESISRDVTTTTVIAAVSSSSSSLTVATPGTPVSPKVLLIANEFEFGYLDAYNFTTQYTGVLFDQTFACTEDGAICKLECGQELVSASQITALMMIPGVDLKKTYVIITGTGGVNPKYGTAGGAAISTFGIQWEWGSMFLGDDLPANFSGQYFASYAQLSPDKYPVTVGSEVYKLNEALVDRFYATGSKVTYEDVSETSQGLRATYEYDAAKQDPFLARCDTVSAQVYWHGNVAGENVEYYSNVITNGQARPCNTNEDDQGRLLALFLGAVHHMVDFGRVSMIKAFSNFDRPPPQLSAYQSRFYVGEGATEPGLRNAWKSIIVIVDDVLENWDSVFDAGIKPNTYMGDIKGTLGGVCDFNSTASAAKGSVQGS; encoded by the coding sequence ATGAGTATAGTATGGGTAGGAGCAATACGAAAGAACGCACAACAAGACATaatgctcaaaaagctttgtttaGGCCTACTGGCTCTAGCAACAACGACATTGTGTGAATCCATCTCACGTGACGTGACGACAACGACTGTCATTGCAGCCGtaagttcaagttcttcgtcCTTAACTGTCGCTACGCCTGGTACTCCTGTGTCTCCAAAGGTTCTCCTTATCGCCAATGAGTTTGAATTTGGATACCTCGACGCCTACAATTTCACCACCCAATACACCGGTGTGCTCTTTGATCAAACTTTTGCCTGTACTGAGGATGGCGCTATTTGTAAACTTGAGTGTGGccaagagcttgtttcCGCCTCACAGATCACAGCGCTCATGATGATCCCCGGAGTGGACCTCAAAAAAACTTACGTTATCATTACTGGCACTGGCGGTGTGAATCCCAAGTACGGAACAGCTGGGGGTGCGGCAATCAGCACGTTTGGAATTCAATGGGAGTGGGGCAGTATGTTTTTGGGAGACGACCTACCCGCCAACTTCTCGGGACAATATTTCGCTAGCTACGCTCAGCTTTCCCCTGACAAGTACCCCGTAACAGTGGGCTCTGAAGTGTACAAGCTCAACGAAGCACTTGTGGATCGCTTCTATGCTACTGGTAGTAAAGTCACATATGAAGATGTTTCAGAGACCTCTCAAGGCTTAAGGGCAACTTATGAGTACGATGCAGCCAAGCAAGACCCTTTCTTGGCAAGGTGCGATACTGTTTCAGCACAAGTTTACTGGCACGGCAATGTGGCTGGAGAAAATGTCGAGTATTACTCCAACGTAATCACAAACGGACAGGCACGCCCATGTAACACCAACGAAGATGATCAGGGGAGGCTACTGGCTCTCTTCTTGGGTGCGGTTCATCATATGGTTGACTTTGGGCGGGTTTCAATGATCAAAGCCTTTAGTAACTTTGACCGCCCCCCTCCACAGCTAAGCGCTTACCAATCGAGGTTTTATGTTGGAGAAGGTGCAACAGAGCCTGGATTGAGAAATGCTTGGAAATCAATCATTGTAATTGTGGATgacgttcttgaaaactggGATAGTGTGTTTGATGCTGGTATAAAGCCAAATACGTACATGGGCGACATAAAGGGAACCTTGGGTGGCGTGTGTGACTTTAATTCCACTGCAAGTGCAGCAAAAGGGTCGGTGCAAGGGAGCTGA
- a CDS encoding KLTH0B10318p (no similarity), translating to MEKISDRFAAIDGFLVKKDKSGLRRIVNTISTTFKPNKQEARCIEKLQLRNLALYFDCKDDLLPHDCPLLFKTVSSKRKLFYHTEDGIKVVKSGKTSSRDMRRAIEHAVIEIPLSGSQKKYLVDCQDGIDQRLWREGRAMAPLQNSNNSHITRTLACDTLLFTPQDYALLRSFALEKVLYEAESISIFEHCHRKALQNLEEKGQGDLLEEKITGKQFHLLLQKNTVRAYGRIMSSLYFILVNFHRLSLSTRVADPAINRALLLDSIGCSYNVESKASHLQEIMCIMLKNTDHASLLQLLARMLPFNLEGYVDKNQTLGYYETEEICERLVAMRTWVKYVALSAKTGDEEVIFLENDPASTWGVLSSYYREIARESKKLDLATLRFISRDIVCVSGKTFGRCYIRDFYSGLEQRFDALWMQLNKYYSVRSIQAVEELLFYDESMSLSEGKSCPYFSFENVFPMDVRRSLLPRGRKALTEAEQRVVLDTIEEMTRAVMWITWLAAGTPYAFAELQDLAYAGERRNVYVDEDFRRIKLATCYNQNGDILYLVKWLDSHTSSYLAFLILVISKIQLELLNEMRSIFDHPRHNEMRHSAANIRSSKYTTPMKKTCKALLSEFLFVDASQAKLVSEKRFQEVCKEYPKRTAPLERLNFPQLRQGMTALVQRKLEGHRSQAGAAHPSTSAYLADHWPKMGTGMYGLDSLLLESLQGPTAYMTQRELSEQWNLSMDLGVNTEDEPQSTGNTLKGGLQRAGLVPDDLFLAGRMLYGEQFAFRNTDQTFACISAYMSDEKVIAVQAPTGFGKTLVFQLPLICYAMKKLQTVSFVFVPDAALVAATTHRLRSKSCLRVGSVEFLIHKGLVGDDPFQDVYVGTFSDAIDHRLIELMKHWKEQFPETQLGLLVFDEFQNLPDVESYCKTPLHLPKDIDIEQFQRLILTTATGSQGSSEKALRELGLKGRLEIQPVWGDSEGDTCFVTAPIRFRNYIREPALAHVYKHAILMEGDGTGQVMVLLRRLFEKDSKAKVAIVLGQEANTGSLFNRVAKEFTSVCVGKELDKTEKAMKMQSFLLDKNVQVLMGPKLAVEGIDVAELRMVILLDYQPSVGEYIQCAGRVRNSGVSIALWRKAPQRGNNDLSSIDYSRCFTSQICEFYELPQQVHAGCCKHFDSVSEETRDIFEYVAIELEPADTQQKRKHTDGSPHSSKRLCSPHNPEVPGSRPTTNLELQATDKSQQLTKAERLEISCRGCRDIFEYFEFSDDRRRDLLMEGLDERYFGNISIFNVNSELECRWCLEPKRGCCCWPESPACEDMSLKKLAMQALAFLGCFLTPKGYTEEVAFCENYGVATWMMLLETRIKKEVFTRYYTAYKDYHDLVRRRMEYFYGYEGDRYIDDYNEMWRMLQKKELIVYFSTRKIQECPMGGCCADCVKIAVEDDDPPWCRDYPISKGYLQAQMESTDEDAYLCSENMAMRLRGSPPVLGFHYKLMQFVLFHNKDFRDAIWERFPQLPQVGMFTHWLRLMKTEWIFDGVPVPLYAVVGAIFYRQNPYYLHDAL from the coding sequence ATGGAGAAAATATCCGATCGCTTCGCGGCTATCGACGGGTTCCTcgtcaagaaggacaaaaGCGGCCTAAGAAGGATTGTAAACACTATTTCGACTACCTTCAAACCTAACAAGCAGGAAGCACGGTGTATCGAGAAGCTTCAATTAAGAAACCTAGCACTCTATTTCGACTGTAAAGACGACCTGCTCCCTCACGATTGTCCGCTGCTCTTCAAGACTGTgagcagcaaaagaaagctcttttatCATACAGAGGATGGTATAAAAGTGGTCAAGTCGGGGAAAACCAGTAGCAGGGATATGCGGCGCGCGATTGAGCATGCCGTCATTGAGATACCGCTCTCTGGCTCGCAGAAAAAGTACCTCGTTGACTGCCAAGACGGTATCGACCAAAGGTTATGGCGTGAAGGTAGAGCCATGGCccctcttcaaaacagcAATAACTCGCACATAACTCGCACACTCGCCTGCGACACTTTGTTGTTTACTCCACAGGACTACGCACTGCTCCGCTCTTTCGCCTTGGAAAAAGTACTCTACGAGGCAGAGAGTATTTCGATATTTGAGCACTGTCATCGAAAggctcttcaaaacctcgAGGAAAAGGGCCAAGGGGACCTACTCGAAGAGAAAATTACTGGCAAGCAATTCCACCTgttgcttcaaaaaaacacCGTCAGGGCGTATGGGAGGATCATGAGCTCTCTCTACTTTATCCTGGTGAACTTCCACAGGCTGTCGCTTTCAACAAGAGTCGCGGATCCTGCAATAAATCGCGCGCTGCTTCTGGACAGTATAGGCTGTTCCTACAACGTCGAATCCAAAGcttctcatcttcaagaGATTATGTGCATCATGCTCAAAAATACTGACCACGCGTCGCTCTTACAGCTGCTTGCACGTATGTTGCCTTTCAATCTCGAGGGGTATGTCGACAAAAACCAAACTTTAGGATACTATGAAACTGAGGAGATTTGCGAGCGCTTGGTAGCGATGCGAACATGGGTCAAGTACGTGGCGCTCTCGGCAAAAACGGGCGATGAAGAGGTCATATTTCTTGAGAACGACCCAGCTAGCACTTGGGGTGTGCTCAGCAGCTACTACCGTGAAATCGCACGGGAGAGTAAGAAGTTAGATTTAGCAACTCTGCGCTTCATCTCACGGGACATCGTGTGTGTCTCCGGCAAAACATTTGGGCGGTGCTATATACGGGACTTTTACAGCGGCCTGGAACAAAGATTCGACGCCTTATGGATGCAGCTTAACAAGTATTATTCGGTGAGGAGCATCCAAGCGGTCGAGGAACTGCTCTTCTACGATGAAAGCATGTCCTTATCCGAGGGAAAAAGCTGTCCATATTTCTCGTTCGAAAATGTATTCCCCATGGATGTTCGTAGGAGCCTGCTGCCGCGTGGGAGAAAAGCCCTGACCGAAGCTGAACAGAGAGTAGTGCTTGACACAATTGAGGAAATGACACGTGCAGTGATGTGGATAACATGGCTCGCCGCTGGTACTCCTTACGCGTTTGCGGAGCTGCAAGATCTTGCATATGCGGGAGAGCGGCGGAACGTTTACGTGGATGAAGATTTTCGGCGTATCAAGCTGGCCACATGTTACAACCAAAATGGCGACATACTGTATCTCGTCAAGTGGCTGGATAGTCACACATCCTCCTACCTGGCATTTTTAATCCTTGTTATCAGTAAAATTCAGCTAGAGCTGCTCAACGAGATGCGGTCCATATTCGACCATCCAAGACACAACGAAATGCGTCACAGTGCTGCCAATATACGTTCCTCAAAATACACTACTCCCATGAAGAAAACGTGCAAGGCACTCTTGAGTGAGTTTCTGTTTGTAGACGCCTCACAGGCCAAATTGGTTAGCGAAAAGCggtttcaagaagtttgcaAGGAGTATCCCAAAAGAACTGCACCCTTGGAAAGATTGAACTTTCCTCAGCTGAGGCAAGGCATGACTGCCTTGGTGCAGCGTAAGTTAGAAGGGCATCGGAGTCAAGCAGGCGCAGCGCATCCATCTACATCTGCATACCTCGCAGACCATTGGCCTAAAATGGGTACTGGTATGTACGGATTGGACAGCCTATTACTCGAAAGTCTGCAAGGACCGACCGCATACATGACACAGAGAGAACTCAGCGAACAATGGAACCTGTCAATGGATCTTGGAGTAAATACCGAGGACGAGCCTCAGTCAACTGGCAATACTTTAAAAGGTGGTCTGCAGAGAGCAGGGCTGGTCCCTgatgatctttttcttgcagGTCGGATGCTCTACGGAGAACAGTTTGCATTTCGCAATACAGACCAGACCTTTGCGTGTATTAGCGCGTACATGTCAGATGAAAAGGTTATTGCAGTGCAGGCACCAACAGGATTTGGAAAAACACTGGTGTTCCAGCTGCCATTAATTTGCTATGCCatgaaaaagctgcaaaCGGTATCGTTTGTTTTTGTGCCTGACGCAGCGCTAGTTGCAGCAACAACACATAGGCTTAGATCAAAAAGTTGCCTGCGGGTTGGGAGTGTCGAGTTCTTGATACATAAAGGATTGGTGGGAGACGACCCCTTTCAAGATGTTTATGTGGGTACTTTTAGCGACGCAATTGATCACCGACTCATTGAATTGATGAAACACTGGAAAGAGCAGTTTCCCGAGACGCAACTTGGCCTACTTGTTTTCGACGAGTTCCAGAATTTGCCAGATGTGGAAAGTTATTGCAAGACTCCACTTCACTTACCCAAAGATATTGACATCGAACAGTTTCAGAGGCTGATACTAACCACGGCGACAGGAAGTCAGGGCTCTTCAGAAAAGGCACTCCGAGAGCTGGGGCTAAAGGGTCGGCTCGAAATCCAGCCGGTATGGGGGGATTCAGAGGGAGATACTTGCTTTGTCACGGCCCCCATACGTTTCCGCAACTATATCCGCGAGCCTGCTTTAGCACACGTATACAAGCACGCTATACTCATGGAAGGTGATGGCACGGGACAGGTTATGGTGCTCCTGAGGCGtctatttgaaaaagattctAAAGCAAAGGTTGCTATCGTACTTGGCCAAGAGGCAAATACGGGCTCACTTTTTAATCGAGtagccaaggaattcaCTTCTGTGTGCGTTGGTAAAGAATTGGACAAAACAGAAAAGGCGATGAAGATGCAGTCTTTCCTACTGGACAAGAACGTGCAAGTGCTAATGGGCCCGAAGTTGGCTGTGGAAGGAATTGATGTTGCAGAGCTGCGAATGGTCATATTACTGGACTACCAGCCAAGCGTAGGCGAGTATATCCAGTGCGCGGGCCGTGTCAGGAACTCTGGAGTATCCATAGCGCTATGGCGGAAGGCACCGCAGCGCGGTAATAATGACTTAAGCTCAATCGACTACTCGCGCTGTTTCACCTCTCAGATCTGTGAATTCTACGAGTTGCCACAGCAAGTCCATGCCGGGTGCTGCAAGCACTTTGATAGTGTGTCCGAGGAGACAAGAGATATTTTTGAGTACGTTGCCATTGAACTGGAACCGGCAGATACTCAacagaagagaaaacatACTGATGGTTCCCCACATAGCTCCAAGAGGTTGTGTTCCCCACACAATCCAGAAGTGCCAGGAAGTAGACCCACAACAAATCTCGAGTTGCAAGCAACGGACAAAAGTCAGCAACTTACTAAAGCAGAGAGGTTAGAAATATCGTGCCGGGGCTGTCGAGACATATTTGAATACTTTGAATTCAGCGACGACAGGCGCCGTGATCTGCTGATGGAAGGGCTTGATGAGCGATATTTTGGCAACATTAGCATCTTTAATGTCAACTCCGAACTCGAGTGCAGGTGGTGCCTAGAGCCAAAAAGAGGGTGTTGCTGTTGGCCAGAAAGTCCAGCATGCGAAGACATgtcgttgaagaaattaGCAATGCAGGCACTTGCGTTTTTAGGGTGTTTTTTGACGCCCAAGGGATAtactgaagaagttgccttTTGCGAAAACTACGGAGTAGCCACCTGGATGATGCTTTTGGAAACGCGAATCAAGAAAGAGGTCTTTACAAGATACTACACGGCTTATAAAGACTACCACGACCTAGTGCGTAGAAGGATGGAATACTTCTATGGCTACGAAGGTGATCGCTACATAGATGATTACAACGAGATGTGGAGGATGCTTCAGAAAAAGGAACTGATAGTGTACTTTAGTACTCGGAAAATTCAAGAGTGCCCAATGGGTGGCTGCTGTGCTGATTGTGTGAAGATAGcagttgaagatgacgacCCGCCGTGGTGCCGCGACTACCCCATATCAAAAGGGTATCTGCAGGCGCAAATGGAAAGTACGGACGAGGATGCATATCTATGTAGCGAGAACATGGCCATGAGGCTAAGGGGCTCGCCACCCGTACTTGGCTTCCATTACAAGTTGATGCAGTTTGTGCTGTTTCACAACAAAGACTTTCGAGACGCGATCTGGGAAAGGTTTCCGCAACTGCCTCAAGTTGGAATGTTTACGCACTGGCTGCGGCTGATGAAGACCGAATGGATATTTGATGGAGTGCCTGTGCCACTATACGCAGTGGTTGGGGCAATCTTTTATCGACAGAATCCGTACTACCTTCATGACGCGTTGTGA
- a CDS encoding KLTH0B10296p (conserved hypothetical protein) gives MVKPGIDMRKWDFIAAKMNANLYQNNSLISPYYYYNGEACYCFFKAKYLLPHLERKGANSTGEMPLYDLEPFYGQILDAYEERTKKEWQHIL, from the coding sequence ATGGTAAAGCCAGGAATCGATATGAGAAAATGGGATTTTATTGCGGCAAAAATGAACGCAAATCTTTATCAAAACAATTCGTTGATTTCGCCATATTATTATTATAATGGCGAGGCCTGTTactgtttcttcaaagccaAATATTTGCTACCTCACCTTGAAAGGAAGGGTGCGAACAGCACAGGTGAAATGCCTCTCTATGATCTGGAGCCTTTTTATGGTCAAATATTGGATGCATACGAAGAAAGGACCAAAAAAGAATGGCAGCACATATTATGA
- a CDS encoding KLTH0B10274p (conserved hypothetical protein): protein MARKFISGDDLAAIRIFIVSLGMAGTAITGAIIEGRVESVILMPSNKVQFMKEIAILGPGLEMKKGGVVAAKMNPVLHKSSLLATPYYFYDGESCYSCFRNEYLHPYLRRKNTNDTQAYIVDEFKPFVDQVLKSYEESLNKDLQHMLEEEISVESQHIKL, encoded by the coding sequence ATGGCCCGTAAATTCATTAGTGGCGATGACCTTGCAGCCATACGAATATTTATCGTAAGTTTAGGAATGGCAGGCACAGCAATCACGGGTGCAATCATCGAGGGTCGAGTCGAGAGCGTGATTTTAATGCCATCAAACAAAGTACAATTTATGAAAGAAATAGCGATTCTAGGTCCCGGACTAGAAATGAAAAAGGGGGGCGTTGTTGCTGCTAAGATGAATCCAGTTTTACACAAAAGCAGCTTATTGGCAACGCCATATTACTTTTACGACGGAGAATCATGCTATTCCTGCTTCAGAAATGAATATCTTCATCCATAtttgagaagaaagaatACTAACGACACACAAGCATATATTGTCGATGAATTCAAACCCTTTGTCGatcaagttttgaagtcatATGAGGAGagtttgaacaaagatTTGCAGCATATGttagaagaagagatttctGTTGAGAGTCAGCATATCAAGCTATAA